In Fragaria vesca subsp. vesca linkage group LG5, FraVesHawaii_1.0, whole genome shotgun sequence, the genomic stretch TATGTTTTATTCGGACTTGTAGCTGAACTTGTCACAAAGCAAGCACTCTTCCCTGGGGATTCTGAACTGCAACAGCTCCTACATATATTCAGGTCGACCGAGACAGCTTCCAGTTCTCTCTTAGTAGTGATGATGTGCCTTCATGCTTGCTTGTTAATCGTGCTAATCGTTTGTTTTTTTGTGATTGTAGGTTGTTGGGTACTCCCAATGAAACCATGTGGCCAGGTGTAAGCAAGCTCATGAACTGGCATGAGTACCCCCAGTGGAGCCCTCAGCGTTTGTCCAAGGCTGTTCCAAATTTGGATGCCGATGGGTTGCATCTGTTGTCGGTATGTTGATCTACCCGGTTGTTTTTACTTGGTATTGTTTGTTGTTAATCTCCACGTTAATAATACATGCTCGAAATGTTTACAGGAAATGTTGCAATATGAGCCTGGAAAACGCATTTCAGCAAAGAAGGCCATGGAACACCCTTACTTTGATGATTTGAACAAGGCTGGTCTGTGAAAAGCAAAATGAAGAAGCATATGACAGAATCACTACATGTGGAATTTGGATGGATTCTTGGATTTGATATTGGATGCTAGCTAACGATGTTCTGTAGTGAACTTTCTTTGCTTTCCTCAAGCATATTTGTGTTGAATCTATCCTAGGATTGATTTGTAAAAGCGTATTGCTACTTTGCATTTAATTCAGAACCTAATTACAACACTTGTAGTTGCCCCTCTGTTGCTTAAAGTTCAGAAAATTTGAATGTGATGAATCAATCTCCTACAGTTCTCTATCAGATCCGAGATGAATGATATAAATTTTACTAGGATGTTTTGTAGCTGTTTCACTATAGCCTGGCCACAAACCACATGAAGAAGGCAGACCATAAAGTAAGTGACACTGATGCAAAGACATAAGTCCACAGCAGGATTACTGAACATTCGCTTTCTCCTGCTCCAAACAATTGGGTGATGGTTCCTGCCATTTACATAAGGAGTAAGGAGATGATTAATCGTCTTGTTAACAAACTGTCTGAGGCTGACAATGGGATACACCAGTTGCAAATAGCAACAAAAAGTTGCTAAAATTGAAGAACTCTTGCAAGTGAATCAACAAGGGATAGAAACAAAAAAAAAAAAAAAAAAAATAACAATAAGGGTTACCTATGTTCATTGCAGGTGGAAGTGTATACTGAATCAGAAGAACAAATAGATACAATGGATCGGAGTGCACTAAGCCAAATTTTAGCGCCCCTTTAATGATCAATATGCCTGTAAGAGGCAGGAACACATAACGAACAAAGATGATCCCAACAACAATAGATTTCTGTATCCCTGACCCTCTCAAACCTGAAAGAACAATGAGAACAAAGTTAAACACCATTACCTCATGCATGAAATGTAGACTTATTATCTGCCTATCTGGCATGTGTACCTTTAAGGAGGTTTCCTCCAATTATCAAAGTAAGAGCGGGGATAGCTCCATCTCTGCAATCATGAACAGAGAAGTTATAAAACCAAGTGGTAATACAAACAATAGTTTTTAGGTTCTTATTGATGTGATTGGACTTTAATAAAGTCATTATGCACGACAGTAGAAGAAAACATCGTCTCTAGAATCATGTAACATAATCTAGGAGCAATAATTAAGTTCAAATTCCAGGGATAAATCACAGAGTTGGTACAGTTTCTGTATAAGTTATATACCCCAACAAGTTAGTAGTGTCTTGGATCACCCGTAGAGGAGCACCATCTCCTATCATTAGATTACGAATCTGAGGGATGACTCCAATTGCAAATCCGACAATCTTTACCAAAGAATAAAAACATAAGTGAGTCACATTTCACCAAATTACTGCTCATTTAGCAACAAAGTATTTGAAACACGGCAAAAGACAGTGCTGAAAGGCCATACTGCTCCAATAGTTGAAGGGGCAAATATCGTTTTCAGATTAAGCATTTGACACATTCTCACTATGCAGTTTTTGGATTTACTTGGAGGCTCTATCTGCATGACAAACGACAGTAATACGCCACGTCAGAAATCAGCTAAATGTCACATTGCCAATATCATGTAATTTATCAAACTATCAATATGAACTGTACATCCAAACTTTATCAGCTGATGGATTAGTAGTCTAGATTAATAGTCTCGTAACATAACATGCGAGACTATTTGGCAACAGAACAATTTGTTCATCACTGAACAGACTGGATGATATTGAAGTACATAAACACAATCAGAGAGCGTCAACTAATGCAACTTAATGATCAAGTGTAGAACCTTAGAGTCTTGTTGAGATATAGTGCAGGGCAGGGCATACTGATCGGCATTGTCCTCCAGTATCCCATATTCCTTGGAAGAAAGCAGAGGCTCAGTGAAACTCGCTTGGTTTGATTCAGAGGGTTCCTCCAAAGACTGGGGTAAGTCTTGGGTAGTCCTCTTTGAAGATATCCTCACAATGTTATACACATAGGACCATATATAAATGGCTCCAGTCTGAAGAACAAAAGACACACAAGATAAAGCATAAAGAAACACCATACTAATGAGATCGAAGAAGATGACAAAGATGAAGAGTACTACTTACTGCCATTGAAAGTGATGCATAAGCCATTCCATAAGTGTGACAGACATCAGGAGCTCCAAATGGGCTTCCCTTCTCTTTACAAACTGCTGGGATTATAATGAGGAGCAAGTTCCCCAAATTTCCTGATCACATCAAATCAGGTACTAACTTCAGAAATCATTAATACGAATTAAGACTGCCAAATCCGAAAGAAAATTCGAAAGTACCAGCAGCACAGCAACCCAAAATGAGGCCTCTGAGATGTGGAGGTGGTCTTGCTAATTGGATGAGTATCCATCCAAGTAGAGAACCAACAAGAAATGTGACTAAGATGTTCACAGGCATAAACCACCTATATAAATACACACATACACAGTCATATTCACCATACTTCATACATTAATCAATGTAAGTTTTGAACATAACCAAGCAAAGGATTTGAACTCACAGTTTAATCATACTGTCATATGTAATAGTCTGGGCAAGGTTAGTTCCCACCAAGGCAGGACTGAATACATAAAATACAACCTGGTCACAAACACACAAATTGTATCATATACAAAATTATCCATGGAAAATCCACAATTCCACATAATCCCATTACCAAAAGTATAGTTCTTTTTATAAGGAAAGAAAAGCTTACTGTATTCAAGTTCTTCCTGGTTTCTTCCCCAAGAATATTAATTCGCTCAAGTGCAAGATAGGATCCAAGTGCAGTGATGAAGAGCACCTTCAAGACCGGAATCGAGGCGGTGATGAAGAGCTGCAAAACCGCCATTCTTGATACTAACAAGCTCTTCACCACTCACCCAGAAATCAAAATGAGCTTCAATTACCTAGCTGCCTCCTATCCTTTAATGAAACATATACATGGACTTTTTCAGAAATTTCAGGTCTACAAGAACCCTCTGAAGATATGATGAAGAGGAAGAAGCTGAAAATCTGGGAAAGCAAATAAGGTAAGGAGCAAGTGAGAAATTGCATTTAGTATTATTGACTCCACACAGTGAATGTCACAATGAATGTGAATGATGGAGATCGATGATTGACATGGGTTTTTCTTTCTTTTTTCTATTCGATTACAAAGGATTGCATGACTTGCGTCACGTGTTTGTTTTTTCTGGGAATCTCCGATAAGGACAAGTAATGTTTGAGTACAAATTTGCTTTCTGTTTTTGCGGTTGTCTCATGCATGCAAGCCACTTTCCATTTCCATGGTGAAAGGTAGGGCTGGGCACTTAGTACCGGAATCCCGATTCTGTACCGGTTCTGTCTTGAAAGTTAACGGGACGGGACGAGATAGGTTTTGAAAATAGCAATTCCGTCCCTTCTCGTCCCGTTCCGTCCCGTTTTAACATTACCATAACGGGACGGGACGGGACGGGACTATCCCGAAAAATCTCGTCCCGTCCTGTAATATTAGAATACTTGATTTTATTCATTTTATATTTGATTTTTTAGGTTGCATGGTGTTACAATGCACTCAACCACACTTAATTTAGTCTAAAATAATACTTTTAATTTAATTCATGTTCTTTTTTTTGCTTGTGTGATTTTAGATATTTTTAGTTGTTGTTTGAGGGTTAATTTTTAATGTGGGATGTTTAGTACTTTTAAAGTGGGATGTAATTTAGCACCTATGCACCTATGTTCTTGTTGATTTTAGTACTTCTAATTTCATCAATGTTCTTTTTTTTTGTTTATGTGTTTTTGGATATTTTTTTTCCATTAATTTCATTAATGTTGTTCCAAACAGCATAAAAATGTCAAAAATTTCATACACTGATCAATTGTGGTGGAGCATTTGAATGCTTGGAGTTTCTCAACCCGTTTTTCCACCTGTGGTGATGTTTGATAATCAATTAATTTATTCTTGAAAAAAAAAAAAAATTTGTCGGGATCCCGATCCCGTCCCGGTCCCGTCCCTATCCCGATCGGGACGTACGGGACAGATTTTTAAAAACACATTCCCGTCCCGTCCCGTCCCGTCCTGTGCCCAGCCCTAGTGAAAGGAGAAACTTGAAAATTGAAAGATGATCCCTACACCATGTCATCGCTACCAAACTATGAGGCAATGACAACAACGTCCCTCCCAATTCTAGTCGAGTGGTTGCTTGTCGTGCGGTACTATTGTTGTAGTAGTGAAATTACATTTTGTGATATTTTGCGCCTTCTAATGAAATACATAAATAAGAGATTCATAATCATGTGAAATTGTAAAACTAAACTATATCATGATAAGTAAATGGTATCATTTTTATTTTTTATTTTTTAAATGGTATCATTTTATTGAGGATGTGAAACCTTCAATTCATAATAATAGGCACAACGGAATTCACAAGGATAAATTAATATGAAAAAGAAGAAGAATATTGGAGGATGTGAAACCTCCAATTCACTCTATTGTATTTATGAAAATGGTAAAATATTGTATAGTCTTTGTGGTTTAAAGTCGATATTTGTTTAGTCCTTATGGTTTTATTTTAATCTAAATAGTCCTTAAAGTCACAATTTTTCATCCAAATAGTCCTTATGATTTTATTTTAATCTGAATAGTCCTTAAAGTTATGATTTTTCATCCAAATAGTCTTTATAGCATTTAACTGAGAAAATTGTCGAAATGATTATTTAGATAAAAAATCATGACTTTAAGAATTATTCAAATTAAAATAAAACCATAAGGACTATTTGAATAAAAAATTGTGACTTTAAAGACTATTCAGATTAAAATAAAACCACAAGGACTAAATAGATATCGACTTCAAACCATAAGGACTAAATAAATTTTAATTCTTATGAAAAAGAAAGAAGAATATAATACAACCTAGGCATATAGTCGTGATAATAACTAATTTGGAGGATCTTCATTTTTTTTTTCCTACACTCCCATCGCCATTCTTCATGAGGATGAGTTCTTTTCCTTCTATTTCATCATTTTGTCACACAACTTGATTACAAATAGAGACAAATATCCTATGCAAGGCAGCCGACGAAATAGACTCATAATATAAGCAGAATCTGATTCAATAACATAAAGACAATTGTTGTCATTGCACTACAACAAGCAAGTCAAAGTTGAATCAGCTGCCCAGATAGATAGCTCCATGGAGATTTTCAAAGCAAAAGGCCAAAGCTCAGAGGGGCTCATGAAAGCAAACAACAATCCTATGAAGAGAGCAAGAGACGTACTCGTCTAGAGTTGTGGCTCTGTTTGTTCAATGTTTCATCCAACTATTTATTCTATATGAGGAAAAGAGAGACTTGAGCACCTCCACCATTCATTTGTTTAGTAATCATTCACCCCTATATCGGTAATCTCACATAACCCCACAAGCAAGCTGCCAGACTACCAGTCAGTCAGTCGGTTTGATTTGAAAGTGGGCTTCCCGACTATGGCGACTTATGAACATATAGATTAAGGCAGAGAAATAACTTTTATGTGGAGAAGACTACTTTACACCAATCGTTAATATGTTAATACGTGAAGCCGCCCATCATGTGGTCTTTGCGGCAAAGTCTATCCTCTGGAGCAGATGATGCAGTGGTTTAATTTAATGGTTAGATTAAAACATGGATCAAAAGCATCATCCACCGGGTTGAAATTAAGCTGGGTCTATGTAAGACTCAGCAGACCCGACTAAGAGCTGGGTTAAAGATTAACCCTCGTCTTACCCCAAACTAATTTTTGCACAGGACCCACAACTATTTCAATCAGTAGCAAATGTACCACTCGCACATTGGGAGAGAGCCCAATTGTACATAAAAGACATCAGATATATCTCAACTGATGTTTAACAAAGGCTGTTTAAATGGATATCTAAAGGATCATATCTAAAAGATAAACATATAATTTTTTTTTCTTTCCAAACTAATAAAAAAATGAATAGTAATCAGTCCTATTATCAATCCCGTTGTTGTATTATCAATCCAAAGACCAAAGACTAATTTAGATTAATAGTGTATTAACCCGGGTTAAAAACTAATCCAACCCTCCCAAAATGGACACATTTGCTCTTATAAATGGAAGGTTATGAGTTCAACTCACAAAAATACAAGTTGTAACATTTGAGTTGTTTACCTACAATACAACACATCCACATTCTAAAACATAAATCTACTCTTTATGAGAATTTCCTTAATGTCCACAAAGATTGATGTTCATTTGCCAGTATACCATCAAATAAGTATTCCACGTAAAAAAAACTCATCGAATGCAAGTAAATTCTTTGGTCCATTCATAATTTTTTCTCAGATAGTCAGACGATAAGAGCCATAGAGGCAAGTAATTGATCTATATCTTCATGATTTTATCTCATTCACTAATAAATAATTCACGTTATTTTATTGTTACTTTTTCATAAATCATCTATTTCTTTCGCTCTCCATCTTCACTGAAAAACATTCGTCAGAAATTTCTGGCTACAAACACTTTATTGAAGGGTTGTGACTGGTGAACGAAAACAAGTAGGTGACAGCAACATTTAGGAAGGATTCCTAACCTGTACTTCGTTAGCTGTATGCATTGTAGAATCTAATAGCCATCTCCCTAACATGAAAGCACAGGAGCCCCAATTCAACAAGCTCCAAAAATCCCACCTTCTATCATTGAACTCATCGATCACAATTGTACGAGAAGAAGCAAAACAAAGAAAGGGAATTCCCTTCATTCCAATACCACAGTAGCACCCAACTCCTTGAGCTTGTCAACAATGGACCCTGCCTCCTCTTTGGTGACACCCTTTTTCAGCACAACTGGAGCCTTTTCCACCAAGTCTTTAGCGTCCTTTAGTCCCAAATCCGTGAAAGTCCTAACCTCCTTTATGATCTTGATCTTTGCAGATGCGTCAAACTTCTCAAGCTTTATGTCAAATGCGGTCTTCTCCACAACCTTGGAGTCTGCGGAGGCAGACCCAGATTCAGAAGATGTTGGGTCTATCCCTGAGACTGCTGGTCCATATTGGTTGAGGCCCATTTTTAGCCTGAAGAGGATGGAGTAGTCTTGCCTCTCAATCTTTGTGAGGTCCAAGAGGTCTTCAGCAATGCGCTCAAGATTCTTGGACTGAGACTTGCTTTCTCCAGTAGCTGTGTAGAGGGTGCGAGAAAGACTGCATGTGGCAGGTCTGGATTGGGACCTGCAGGAAACATTTGTCGTTAAGGACATTGTGGAAAGCTAAAGGGGTTGGGTTTTTCTGTAACAGAGATTCATTACCTAGCTGGACTAGAAGACTATCATGACTAAAGAAAAAGATGACAATCATTACATTTCCTGAGAATCAAGTAGTTCAGTTTCCAAATTGAAACTTCATGATAGAGGCTCAATTATATCAACAGACCAACGGTATATGTATATTGACATTCATGGCCTATCACCAATGTATACATAGGTATTCAAGACATCATCACAACATGTAAGTTGCTTGTACAAATCATATTCATTATACAGAACAAACCCATCTACTGCTACTAAACAGAATACCAGTGAACCAAAAAGAAAATTCGAATTCACCAAAAAAGCAACAATAGTAAAAATTACAATGAACAGAAAAGAAAGGGAACAAAAACAGGAACATACTTTTGGGACATGAAGTTGATTTCCAACTGCCAAACTTACCCTGATATTTGTTGAGCCACAATCCTCACAGGTGAGTGTATTACAGCCTGGAATGTAAATAAAGGAAATAATTAAAGGAAGAACGACTGAACAAATAAATGACAATTACCAAGCATAATCACTTTGGGAAAGTACAAAATGACTAAATAATGTAATTTTCCAATGATAAATGGCAGATGTACCTTACTTTGAAGATGTTCTTTGTACCCTAAGATAGTAGTAATGGATTGAGAAACACGGGCTTGGCTCCGGAAGTGTCGCAGACATGCCATTGATTTTTAACAAACAATTGGAAAGCCAAACTTGCACCCTGTCAAATGTAAAATCATCATCAAATACAAAGTGAAATGGAAGTACCACAGTTTCAATTTATATTATTTGACTGATATTAATTCTAGACCACCTAAAAAAGACATTAGTCGCATAAATAACTTAGATTAAAAAGATTCAATCAAAATGAACTGCCGAATAACTGAGTTAACATCCAGCAACTCCTTTGATTGACAGGTGGTAATGCGAAGCACATAATGATGAATGATGGTAAGGAAAGTATAGAGTATGCCATCTTAGAGGCCAGTGGTGATTGAGCCCATTGCCCATGCGTATGGACTGTTCAAACCCAATCAGTAAATCCTTGTTTGATTTAGCCTGAATTAATAGTAATGAAACCCTTATAGCAGAATCCTATGTCACATTTAGAAACCTCAGTAAATAAAAAAGAGAAGATCTTTTGTTCCTATTACCCTAAGAATTCTCATAAGCAAAAAGGAAATTCATTTGAACTAAACCAATTATACCCTACCTGGACCAAGTTAGCTAATATGTTGAGAGCAGATCCCACATGAGATTGTAAAAACCTTGGATAGACACTTATAAAAATCTTGGCCTCCCCATCAATTGGTAATTGGTTGTTGGTTTCGGTGCTTTGGGAGGGGTGCTACTATATGGATTTGATAGAAAATCCTGAGAAATCTTAGGTGAGAAAGTTGGATTCCATGTCTGTACTGTATGTTTTTAAATAGTTGCTGGAAGATGGCATACTTTTATTTCTCTTACCATCATTTATATGAGATGAGCAAACCATCATTGATAAAAAGGGACCCCTGACCAAATGTAATAACAAAAAAGCACCAAACCAACAAGAAAACAAAGCAGCTAGTTTCTTCAACATAGAAATACTGCAAGTACATTGCTAATAACTCTGCTTGTTATGCATACTATATACCTCCTTAAGAATAAACTTAGTAGAATAAAAGTACATTGCTAATATTGGTTATGCAATCGACTCCTCAAACCAATGGCCATCTACCTGGATTAAGCAGTGCAACCCTCATTTGCAGGTTCTTGCTTAAGTATATCCTTGATCCCGAATGCAAACGATCTCAAGTGCCTAAATGATATTCTCAATCCTATAAGTAAACCCTTGAGTACAAATCATGATTACCCGTTAGGTACCGTTTCTCGATTTAGTTCCCAACACTAAAAAAAGTACTTAACAATTAGCCATTCCCAATCATACGGTTCAACCATCTTATGCATATCGGTCTATGCCAACATCATTCATACCATGTCACGATTTGGGTCCAGTTCAACCTGTTCAACCTTTCAAATAGATTCCAAACTCAAGTTTACTTCATTGTTTTGACCAATAACCTAACAATTTATATTTGCAGCCACAAGATACGTAGTTCTAAACTCAATTCAACTACTTTAAAACCCTACAGAATCCATCTTCATATGGTTTTGTCATTAGCTTTAGACACATATTCGGTCCAAATGATCATAAATAACTAAACCTCATCAAGAACTGGTCTAAACTTCTACCTATACCCATCAAAAACAAAACCCGACAGAAGCAATTCGAGAAATAAGAAAGAGAACCTAACAGCAGAAAGAGAACACCGACGACAGCAAAATAAGAAATCTTTAGTATACAGAGATGGAGATAACAAAACCTGACCGAGAGATTCTCGTCGACCTGAACTCAAGGACACGGCTGAAGAGTGGAGAGGATGAAAAAGAACTCGGTTGGAAATGGGCTGCCTGACCTGACTAGTGAGGGAGTCGGAGTTCTTGTTTGAGTAACTCGTAACAAAATTCCAACAACACCCTTTTGTAGTGGGTTGTGTTGGGATAACCTGTTTTGTTTTGGGTTTTTTTATGTTTATTTTTTATTAATCATGTATTTCGTGAGTCGAACTCACAACCTCCTACTTATTAAAGGGAGACTATACCGCTAGACCAAATGGTACTGTGTGTTGGGTTAACATGTTAGTCTTATGGGTCAAGTTAATATTAAGAGCAAGTTCACATGTTGGATCTATACGATTTAACAAATTTCATTATCGAAGTCTTAATCCGCAATCCTGATTTGGATCGGTTGCTTCGGCCCAAATTATTTATTTTTGTTTAAAATAAACATAAACAATCGATCAAACCGTTTAACAGAAACAAAATCAAGTCAATTCCGGGTAGGTGGGATTTGTCTTTAAGAGGTGTGATCAGTGATGAGTGGACCCACCATGATGCAATGAGACATGCGGTGAAGCCACCACGGGTAGGTGGAGGGAATGAGAGGAGCGTCTGGGTTGGCTCTCTTTCGAGTCTAGCTAGATTCCAAATATGGATTGACACTATGTAGGATAAGGCTATAGTGGAGTAGGATGGCACTATCCACTAGTGATATGACAAAGCGACAAAGTGGCAGTGGTGTGGGCTCGGCATCAGTGGACGTGCTGGAGTGATGGTGTAGGCGTGACTTGGAGCTTGTGAGGGATGGAGGCTTGGGCATGTGTTAATATAGCTAGCAATGAAAGAGATCTAAATGATCGGATGTTTTTTGTTACTGCTAAAGATGCTGAAGCTACAAAGGACATTCTAGATGGTTCACTATGGTCAATCATGAGATACTCAGTTCACTTTCAAGAATGGCCAAAATCTTTTGCAATCAAGGAACTACAAAGCAACCAAATA encodes the following:
- the LOC101311965 gene encoding uncharacterized transporter YBR287W-like gives rise to the protein MAVLQLFITASIPVLKVLFITALGSYLALERINILGEETRKNLNTVVFYVFSPALVGTNLAQTITYDSMIKLWFMPVNILVTFLVGSLLGWILIQLARPPPHLRGLILGCCAAGNLGNLLLIIIPAVCKEKGSPFGAPDVCHTYGMAYASLSMATGAIYIWSYVYNIVRISSKRTTQDLPQSLEEPSESNQASFTEPLLSSKEYGILEDNADQYALPCTISQQDSKIEPPSKSKNCIVRMCQMLNLKTIFAPSTIGAIVGFAIGVIPQIRNLMIGDGAPLRVIQDTTNLLGDGAIPALTLIIGGNLLKGLRGSGIQKSIVVGIIFVRYVFLPLTGILIIKGALKFGLVHSDPLYLFVLLIQYTLPPAMNIGTITQLFGAGESECSVILLWTYVFASVSLTLWSAFFMWFVARL
- the LOC101312255 gene encoding 50S ribosomal protein L7/L12-like isoform 2; translated protein: MACLRHFRSQARVSQSITTILGYKEHLQSKAVIHSPVRIVAQQISGSQSRPATCSLSRTLYTATGESKSQSKNLERIAEDLLDLTKIERQDYSILFRLKMGLNQYGPAVSGIDPTSSESGSASADSKVVEKTAFDIKLEKFDASAKIKIIKEVRTFTDLGLKDAKDLVEKAPVVLKKGVTKEEAGSIVDKLKELGATVVLE